The following DNA comes from Bradyrhizobium sp. SK17.
GCTGACAGCAGCCGCCCGTTGAACTTCCTGAACACATCGAAGAAGCGCGCCTGATACCGATCATAGGCGGCACGGTCGGTCATCTTGAGTTGCACGATCACATAGACAGTCACTGCCGTTCCCTTCCGGACACTTCGTCGCATGCGCCGTGTGCGTTCATGGCGCATTCAGTTGCGCGTTCTTAGCGTCACGCCGGGAGCGACTGCAATGAACGCAATGGGACCGGCTGCCATGCAGCGGGGCCAGATTGCTATTGTCAGGGAGGTTCGGAGATGAGGGAAGGATATTTGCGGCGCGGGCTGCTGCGCCGTGTCGGTGTTGCGGCGGCCACGGTCTTCGCGCTGTCGATCGCCGCGCAGCAACGCGCCGAAGCGCTGTCGCTGGCGAGCCCGGGCAGCGTGCCGGCGGCGAAATCCGCGGCGGACGCAATGACGACCGAGGTTCGCCACGGTGGCGGCGGCCATGGCCACGGCGGAGGCTTTCATGGCGGAGGCTTCCGCGGCGGTGGCTTCCATGGTGGTGGATTTCACGGCGGCGGTTTCCGCGGCTTCCACGGCGGCGGTTTCCGCGCCGCGCCGGCGTTTCATGGTGGCTATCACCATGGCGGCTTCCAACGCCATTACGGCGGCTATCATCATCGCTTCTACGGCGGCGGTTACGGCTACGGCTATCGGCCCCATTACCGCCGGCACTTCCATCACCGGCGCTACGTCTACGGATCGTCCTACTATTACCCGGCCTATTATCACCATCGCTGCCGGGTGATCTGGACTTACTACGGCCCGCGCCGGATCTGCCGGCCATGGTGGCATCACCGTCACCACTGGCGGCCGTACGGTTATTGGTGAGAGATGAAACGACAGCGGGCGCCAGATGGCGCCCGTTTTGTCAGAGCATGCTTCGCGAAGACTCAGCTGTGACCATGATCCTTCGCGGAAAACCGGTTCGCACTTTTCCGGATCATGCTTCAGTCCCAGTCCTTCAGCCGCCAGGGCTTGATCTTCCACGGCGTCAGATTTTCCATCCGCCATTGCGTCCAGCGTTCTGGCGGCCAGTGGCCGAGGCGCGAGGTCTCCTTCACCTCGGCAGGCGGCAGATCGATCACGCGTGGGGTGGCGCGGCGGCGCTTCTGCCGCGTCGCCTCGCTGATCATATCGACGAATTCGGATTTGTCGGCCACGGCACTGAGCTCCTTGCGAAGGCTTGGTTTCGCAAGGAGGCAGTGTGCGGGCGCGGCGTTAACGTGCGGTTTCCGGAATGCCGCGAGCTTGAGACGATTTGCCAGAGCGTTTTCGAGCGAAGTGAATACCGGTTCGCGTGAAGAACGCGCGTCAAGAGAAAAGACCCAGGGCCCCGTTCCGATTCGATCGGAACGGGAAGGGCCCTAGCGCCAGTCGCGGACGTCGACGAAGTGACCGGCGATCGCGGCGGCCGCGGCCATCGCGGGCGACACCAGATGGGTGCGGCCCTTGAAGCCCTGGCGGCCCTCGAAGTTGCGGTTCGAGGTCGAGGCGCAGCGCTCTTCCGGTTTCAGCTTGTCCGGGTTCATCGCCAGGCACATCGAGCAGCCCGGCTCGCGCCAGTCGAAGCCGGCCGCAATGAAGATCTTGTCGAGGCCTTCGGCTTCCGCCTGCTCTTTCACGATGCCCGAGCCCGGCACGATCATCGCGTTGACATGGGCGTTGACGGTCTTGCCCTCGGCGATCTTGGCGGCAGCACGCAGATCCTCGATGCGGCCGTTGGTGCAGGAGCCGATGAAGACGCGGTCGAGCTTGATGTCGGTGATCTTGGTGCCGGCAGCCAGGCCCATATATTTCAGCGCACGGTGCTTGGAGAGGCGCTTGGCCTCGTCCGCGATCTTGTCCGGATCGGGCACCACGCCGGTGATCGAGATGACGTCCTCAGGGCTCGTGCCCCAGGTGACGATCGGCGGCAGCTTGGCGGCGTCGAGCCGCAGCTCGTGGTCGAAATGCGCGCCTTCGTCGGAGCGCAGCGTCTCCCAATAGCGCATCGCGGCATCCCAGGCGGCGCCCTTCGGCGACTTCGGACGATCGCGCAGGAAGTCGAACGCCTTCTGATCCGGTGCCACCAGGCCGGCGCGCGCGCCGCCTTCGATCGACATGTTGCAGACCGTCATGCGGCCTTCCATCGACAGCGCGCGGATCGCCTCGCCGGCATATTCCAGCACATAGCCGGTGCCGCCGGCGGTGCCGATCTCGCCGATGATCGCCAGGATGATGTCCTTGCCGGTCACGCCGTCCGGCAACTTGCCGTCGACGATCGCGCGCATGTTCTTGGCCTTCTTCTGGATCAGCGTCTGCGTCGCCAGCACGTGCTCGACCTCTGACGTGCCGATGCCGTGCGCTAGCGCGCCGAACGCGCCATGCGTCGAGGTGTGGCTGTCACCGCAAACGATGGTGGTGCCGGGCAGCGTGAAGCCCTGCTCCGGGCCGATGACGTGGACGATGCCCTGGCGCTTGTCGAACTCGTTGTAATATTCGATGCCGAATTCCTTGGCGTTCTCAGCCATCACCCGCATCTGCTCGATGCTCTCGGGGTCCGGATTAGGCTTCGAGCGATCGGTGGTCGGGATGTTGTGGTCGACGACGGCGAGCGTCTTCTCCGGCGCGTGCACCTTGCGCCCGGCGGCGCGCAGGCCTTCGAACGCCTGCGGCGAGGTCACCTCGTGCACCAGATGGCGGTCGATATAGAGCAGGCAGGTGCCGTCCTCGGCTTCGTGGACCAGATGGTCGTTCCAGATCTTGTCGTACAGCGTGGTCGGTTTGGACATGAGCTTCGGCTCCAGAAGAAATTCATTGATTGATGGCGTTGAGCGCATCGCGCGCGAGCAGGCGAAAGGGTCCAGGCAGCGTTACGCTGCGGGCCTAAGCTCTGATGTCGCCGACGTCGCGAAGCGTCCGAAGAACCGGCCGGGCAGCCGCGAGCGATCGTCGATCACGACGCGCTTGCAGGGCTGGTTTGCTTGATCCGGAACCATTCTAAATTTCTATCACAGGGCTCGCGCCCGCGACAATCGACCGATGCGCGGACCTGCACGTCAGATAGGTATGCCGCAACAAAAAAGCGCGGGGCAGGCCCCGCGCTTTCCGTCAAACCCTTGCGGGGTGGATTACTCGCCGACGGCGGTCTGGCGGTCCTGCTTCTCGACGATGCGGGCCGACTTGCCGCGCAGGTTGCGCAGGTAATACAGCTTGGCGCGACGCACCTTGCCGCGACGCACCACCTTGATCGAGTCGATCATCGGCGACATCACCGGGAAGACGCGCTCGACGCCTTCGCCATAGGAGATCTTGCGCACGGTGAAGCTCTCGTTGAGGCCGTGGCCGGAGCGGCCGATGCAAACGCCTTCATAGGCCTGCACGCGGGTGCGGTCGCCTTCGACCACCTTCACGTTGACGATCACGGTGTCGCCGGGGCCGAATTCCGGAATGGTCTTGGTGGCGGCGAGCTTGTCGAACTGCTCTTTTTCGAGCTGCTGAATGAGGTTCATCGAAATCTCCATCGGCGGCGCGCCCAGCCTGAATGGGGGCTGCGCAAACGTCCATCTATCCTGCGCGTGTGCGGATTTGGCCGCCCGTATAAGGCAAAGCGCAGGGTTTGTCACCCGTCTGTCGTGTTTTTTGTCCGTCGCGGCGCGGCTTTTTGGCCGGCACGCCTAGCCCAGAGATCCGGCCGCCGGGCCGCCGTCAGGGCCTCGGATTGGGCCAGCCGCCAGGCCGCGACCTTGGCATGGTCGCCGGAAATCAGGATTTCCGGGATCTGGCGGCCCTCAAACTCCTGCGGCCGGGTGTATTGGGGGTATTCCAGTAGTCCTTCGGAGAAGCTTTCCTCGGTTCCCGAGGCCAGCTTGCCCATCACCCCCGGCAACAGGCGGACGCAGGCGTCGATCAGCGCCATCGCAGCGATCTCGCCGCCCGACAGCACGTAATCGCCGATCGAGACCTCCTCCAGCCCCCGCGCCTCGATCACCCGCTGGTCGATGCCCTCGAAACGTCCGCAGACGATCAGCGGGCCGGGCCCGGCGGCCAGCTCTATGACCTGGCCCTGGGTCAATGGCCGGCCCCGCGGGCTCATCAGCAGGCGCGGGCGGTCAGCCGCGGCCTCAGCGGCATCGATCGCCGCCGCCAGCACGTCGGCCCGCAGCACCATGCCCGGGCCGCCGCCAGCCGGGGTGTCGTCGACGCTGCGGTGCTTGTCGGTCGCCGATGCCCTGATGTCGCGGGCCTCCAGCGCCCAAAGGCCCGACGCCAGCGCCCTGCCGGCGAGGCTGACGCCGAGCGGTCCCGGAAACATATCCGGGAACAGGGTCAGCACGGTGGCGCGCCAGATGGGCTGTTGCGATGTCATGGCCTCTGGTTACGGCACCACGGCCGTGAGGTCGAGACTCTGCATCAATGAGAAGCGACCCTGGATCTCGGGCTACGGGCTTTGGTTGGTTGCGCTTCACGCCGCCTTTGGATCGTCGCCCAGATGCCGGGCGAGGGCCATCGCAAGCGGACAGATCGCGAGCGCCGTCAGCGCGGTCGCCGTCGTGGCGAGCGTCGGACCGAGCGCGTCGCCGAGCAGGCCGTAGATAACAGGCGCGATCGCGCCTGATCCGATGGTGCCCGTATAGAACAGCGCGAAGGCGCGTTCGGTCTGGTGCGGCGGCGTGAGCTCGGGCACCGTGCCATAGAGCACCGAGGAGGTGCCGTTGAGCATCACGCCGAGCAACGGCAGCAGCACGATCGCCGGCGCCAGTGGCAGTAGCAACACCGCGACGATCAGCGTCGCCGTGCCGCCTTCGGTGATCAGCACGGTGCGCAGGGTGCCGACGCGCGCACCGAGCCAGCCGCAGGTGAATTTTCCCGCGGCGCCGCCGATGAAGACCAGCGCCAGCGCAAGGCCGTTGGTCGGCAGCGAGGCGCCTTTGTCGCGCAACAGGAACGGCAGGAAGGTGAGGAAGCCCATCCGCACCGCGGTGTCGAGGATGCCGATCGCGAGCAGCCAGTGAAAGCCGCGGCCCGCGCGCTCGCGGCGCGATGCGGCGGCTTTCTTGTGTTCGGCGCCCTTGCCGACCGGCGGCATCCAGAGCGCGATGCAGGCTGCGACCAGCGCGCCCGCCAGCGCCAGCACCAGCAGCGTGTGCCGCCACGTCATGATCACGAGCAGGATCGAGGTCAGGGCCGGGATCGCCGCCTTGCCGAGATCGCCGGTGAAATTGTAGATGCCGAGCGGGCCGCGCGCCGCCGCGCCATACGCACGCGACACCGCAGCGGAGGCGATCGGATGCTGCGTGCTCGAGCCCGCGCCGGAGAGCGCCAGCGCCAGGCCAAGGCCGATCACGCCGCCGGAAAATCCGGCAAGCACGTAGCCGAGCGCCGACAGCGCGGTGCCTGCGATCAGGATGATCTTGCCATCGATCCGCTCGGCGATGCGCCCGACCGGAATCTGCAAACCGGCCATGGCGCCGGCATAGAGGCCGCGCAGCAGCGCCAGCAGCCCATAGCTCAGGGCGAATTCGGCCTGCCAGACCGGCAGCAGCACGTAGATCAGGTCGGTGTAGCCGTCGTGGAGGGCGTGGTTGAGCCCGGTCACCGTCAGCGTGCGGGTGGCCCGTCGGTCGGCGGGGCGCGAGATGCCGGTTTCCGCTGACACGCTCATTGCCGCCACCCGATGCAAGAAAATCTATAGATTGGGAGACGGTGCATTTCGCGAAGGTCCTTAAAAAGAAAGCCATATAAGCGGCTTGCCGGATACTATGCGCCGCTAATGCCGCTGTCACAAATCAGTAATAATCGGATCATGGGTTAGAAAATCTGGTATTGAGGAGTCATGTTCGTCCCACGCCGCAGCCTGCCGCCGCTCAATGCGGTTCGCGCCTTCGAGGCCGCCGCGCGGCTCGGCAGCTTCAAGGAAGCGGCCGCCGAGCTCAGCGTGACCCATGGCGCCGTCAGTCAGCAGATCCGCCTGCTCGAGGAATGGCTCGGTGCGCCGGCGCTGTTCCGGCGGTCGGTGCGGCGCGTGGTGCTGACGCCGGCGGGCGCCGCGCTGCTGGCCGAATTCGCACCCGCGCTCGACCGGATTTCCGCCGCCGTGCAGCAGCATCGCGAGCGGCGCGGCGATGCGGCGGTCGCGGTGTTGCGCGTCAATGCGCTCGCGACCTTCAGCCTGCGCTGGCTGCTGCCACGGATGAGCCGGTTTCGTGCCGAGCATCCCGACATCGAGGTGCGCTTGAGCACGTCGAACGATCCGGTCGATGCATTGCCAGAGTCATTCGACGTCGTGATCCGCGGCGGTCCGGACAGCTTTCACGGCTTCTCGTCGCGCTTCCTGGTGTCGGAGCGGCGGTTGCCGGTGTGCAGTCCGTCGTTGCTGGCGCAATTGCCGCTGCATGAGATCGCGGACCTCTCGCGGCACACGCTGCTGCATGTCACGTCGATGCCGCGGTTGTGGCGCGACTGGCTCACCGAGGCCGGGCAATCCGCGCTGGAGCCGGCGGCCTCGCTGACCTTCGATCATTTCTATCTGACGATCCAGGCTGCGCTCGATGGTCTCGGCGTCGCGATGGGGCCGACCGCGTTGATCGCGGACGATCTCGTGGCCGGGCGTCTGGTGACGCCGTTTCCGGACGTCAGCCTGCCGGCGCGGAGTTACTTCGCTTATTTTCCCGCGGGGCGCAGCAACGATCCGCACAGCGCAGTGTTCTGCGACTGGCTCGAGCAGCAGGGCCGAAGCTAAGTTTTGATCAGGCCGCCGACGGATCGTCGCCGTCGATTTCCTGCGGCAGGTCGATCACGACGCGGCCGCCGTCGAGATCGACGGTCGGCACCACGGCGTTGGTGAAGGGCAGCAGCATCGTCGCGCCCTGCGGCGGAGCGATCTCGATGATGTCGCCGGCGCCGAAATTATGGATCGCGATCACCTTGCCGAGCGGCCGGTCGTCTGATGTCACCGCGGCGAGCCCGATCAGGTCGGTATGGTAGTATTCGCCATCGTCGGTGTCCGGCAGCCGCTCGCGCGGGACGTAGAGCTCGAGGCCGTTGAGCCGTTCGGCATCATCGCGGCTGGCGACGCCCTTCAGCGTCACCACCAGATGGTCCTTGGCCTCACGGAGATGCGTGACCTCGAACTGGCGCGCGCCGTCCTTGGTCATTAGCGGGCCGTAATCCTTCACGGCCAGCGGGTCTTCGGTGAAGGTCCATAGCCTGACGGCGCCGCGCACACCATGCGCAGCGCCGATCCGGGCGACACAGACCGATGCGGCCACGATCGTCGCCGTTCAGCTTACGCCTTGGCGGCGGCTTCGGCCTGCGCCTTGCGCTCCTTGCGCGGCACGGCCTTTTCCGGGTTGTTGCGCGGCGCGCGCTTCTTGACGCCGGCGGCGTCGAGGAAGCGGGTCACGCGGTCCGACGGCTGCGCGCCCTTGGCGAGCCAGGCCTTCACCTTGTCCATGTCGAGCTTCAGACGCGCTTCGCTGTCCTTGGGCAGCAGCGGGTTGAAGTGGCCGAGACGCTCGATGAAACGGCCATCGCGCGGGAAGCGCGAGTCGGCGACGACGACGTGATAGACCGGACGCTTCTTGGTGCCTGCGCGAGCGAGGCGGATAACAACGGACATTCAGTTCTCCTTCAAAGGTCGATGTGTTC
Coding sequences within:
- the rplS gene encoding 50S ribosomal protein L19: MNLIQQLEKEQFDKLAATKTIPEFGPGDTVIVNVKVVEGDRTRVQAYEGVCIGRSGHGLNESFTVRKISYGEGVERVFPVMSPMIDSIKVVRRGKVRRAKLYYLRNLRGKSARIVEKQDRQTAVGE
- the leuC gene encoding 3-isopropylmalate dehydratase large subunit; translation: MSKPTTLYDKIWNDHLVHEAEDGTCLLYIDRHLVHEVTSPQAFEGLRAAGRKVHAPEKTLAVVDHNIPTTDRSKPNPDPESIEQMRVMAENAKEFGIEYYNEFDKRQGIVHVIGPEQGFTLPGTTIVCGDSHTSTHGAFGALAHGIGTSEVEHVLATQTLIQKKAKNMRAIVDGKLPDGVTGKDIILAIIGEIGTAGGTGYVLEYAGEAIRALSMEGRMTVCNMSIEGGARAGLVAPDQKAFDFLRDRPKSPKGAAWDAAMRYWETLRSDEGAHFDHELRLDAAKLPPIVTWGTSPEDVISITGVVPDPDKIADEAKRLSKHRALKYMGLAAGTKITDIKLDRVFIGSCTNGRIEDLRAAAKIAEGKTVNAHVNAMIVPGSGIVKEQAEAEGLDKIFIAAGFDWREPGCSMCLAMNPDKLKPEERCASTSNRNFEGRQGFKGRTHLVSPAMAAAAAIAGHFVDVRDWR
- the gcvA gene encoding transcriptional regulator GcvA; this encodes MFVPRRSLPPLNAVRAFEAAARLGSFKEAAAELSVTHGAVSQQIRLLEEWLGAPALFRRSVRRVVLTPAGAALLAEFAPALDRISAAVQQHRERRGDAAVAVLRVNALATFSLRWLLPRMSRFRAEHPDIEVRLSTSNDPVDALPESFDVVIRGGPDSFHGFSSRFLVSERRLPVCSPSLLAQLPLHEIADLSRHTLLHVTSMPRLWRDWLTEAGQSALEPAASLTFDHFYLTIQAALDGLGVAMGPTALIADDLVAGRLVTPFPDVSLPARSYFAYFPAGRSNDPHSAVFCDWLEQQGRS
- the rpsP gene encoding 30S ribosomal protein S16, whose product is MSVVIRLARAGTKKRPVYHVVVADSRFPRDGRFIERLGHFNPLLPKDSEARLKLDMDKVKAWLAKGAQPSDRVTRFLDAAGVKKRAPRNNPEKAVPRKERKAQAEAAAKA
- the rimM gene encoding ribosome maturation factor RimM (Essential for efficient processing of 16S rRNA), with protein sequence MAASVCVARIGAAHGVRGAVRLWTFTEDPLAVKDYGPLMTKDGARQFEVTHLREAKDHLVVTLKGVASRDDAERLNGLELYVPRERLPDTDDGEYYHTDLIGLAAVTSDDRPLGKVIAIHNFGAGDIIEIAPPQGATMLLPFTNAVVPTVDLDGGRVVIDLPQEIDGDDPSAA
- the trmD gene encoding tRNA (guanosine(37)-N1)-methyltransferase TrmD, giving the protein MTSQQPIWRATVLTLFPDMFPGPLGVSLAGRALASGLWALEARDIRASATDKHRSVDDTPAGGGPGMVLRADVLAAAIDAAEAAADRPRLLMSPRGRPLTQGQVIELAAGPGPLIVCGRFEGIDQRVIEARGLEEVSIGDYVLSGGEIAAMALIDACVRLLPGVMGKLASGTEESFSEGLLEYPQYTRPQEFEGRQIPEILISGDHAKVAAWRLAQSEALTAARRPDLWARRAGQKAAPRRTKNTTDG
- a CDS encoding MFS transporter → MSVSAETGISRPADRRATRTLTVTGLNHALHDGYTDLIYVLLPVWQAEFALSYGLLALLRGLYAGAMAGLQIPVGRIAERIDGKIILIAGTALSALGYVLAGFSGGVIGLGLALALSGAGSSTQHPIASAAVSRAYGAAARGPLGIYNFTGDLGKAAIPALTSILLVIMTWRHTLLVLALAGALVAACIALWMPPVGKGAEHKKAAASRRERAGRGFHWLLAIGILDTAVRMGFLTFLPFLLRDKGASLPTNGLALALVFIGGAAGKFTCGWLGARVGTLRTVLITEGGTATLIVAVLLLPLAPAIVLLPLLGVMLNGTSSVLYGTVPELTPPHQTERAFALFYTGTIGSGAIAPVIYGLLGDALGPTLATTATALTALAICPLAMALARHLGDDPKAA